The Siniperca chuatsi isolate FFG_IHB_CAS linkage group LG9, ASM2008510v1, whole genome shotgun sequence genome includes a region encoding these proteins:
- the nek10 gene encoding serine/threonine-protein kinase Nek10 isoform X2: MKVEPQVNSWKPGGTLKMSNPVKKVRQGEKLPLKSRGIQSKASHDLRRLQSLLAKSGPRQETAALSHSKARSSGSSRSQGLHPPKDINRHRSESDITSEASELEKFSITYRDQRCFSSHPLRTLFSDILGSLVKNRLCSEWINHAPPESVLRVLICLRLLIRDPYHQKILHQLQGINLLARYMESVTAMYISCGEQAFAVQKLVTMTYMFQKLSADENQRVWVIESGAHRTLVKLLSTTDSSVLLGALLALTTLAESPECKEEIGGLPIVENLLVILQEYDLLSKRMSAELLRLLSPVWQVRDQVRELEGLPVLLSLLYSQHLKLLWSVAWVLVQLCEDPDTRTEIRSWGGVQQLLRLLTSDRQYVSDRLSIETLSSANAAGRIQREHIREELSPQEEADNTMALQSACCTVLTELSLDDTSAHHIVQENGVYIIAKLILPHNCGPKVTSLQCYAFRTLRFIFSVERNRHLFKRLFPTDVFELFIDVGHYVRDLAAYEGLQTKVSLYTEEELDSLRESIEAVDQNRPPLKVINSYSILDHLGTGAFGSVFKVRKQSGQNLLALKEVNLHNPAFGKDKKSRDSNVEKIISELTIVKEQMTHPNIVKYYKTFLEGDKLYIVMELIEGVPLAEHFNSLKEKQQQFTEDRIWNIFIQMCLALRYLHKEKRIVHRDLTPNNIMLGEKDKVTITDFGLAKQKQENSKLTSVVGTILYSCPEVVKNEPYGEKADVWALGCILYQMATLKPPFNSSNMLSLASKIVEAVYEPIEEGAFSERVTDMIRWCLSPDADQRPDIVAVSSRISDLMMRLMDGLYTSQNALERRAERDRKRAQKYFLERHKSRTYCCHSNLPQEKSLMNTESPTPRSSAACSSNHSEQNISQDDASDGDVEPCDTKIDTTAFTGKHYGLKSSACVTPDQILSVGDYAAAKIKPRPVSAGICVSQKKVRQIDDPIQRLLVQLHKIIHITQLPPAPHHNIKRRVIERFKKSLFHYGSDPYNLKVELSKLLQASPELMELDSGSSDWWPLVHHFTGDPHAADSTGDGNLKDGVTYQQMQGIIEELLEENSYYESTHSRIAEKRNDQENK; encoded by the exons ATGAAGG tTGAACCACAGGTTAACTCATGGAAACCAGGGGGAACGCTGAAAATGTCCAATCCAGTTAAAAAAGTGAGACAAGGAGAAAAATTGCCCCTGAAATCCAGAGGAATCCAGAGCAA GGCATCTCATGATCTCAGGAGGCTTCAGTCCCTGCTTGCCAAAAGCGGCCCCAGACAAGAG ACGGCAGCGTTGAGTCACAGTAAAGCACGCAGCAGTGGATCCAGCAGATCACAAGGCCTGCATCCTCCAAAAGACATCAACAGACACAGAAGTGAGAGCGACATCACCAGTGAAGCCTCTGAACTGGAAAAATTCAG CATCACATACAGAGACCAAAGATGTTTCAGCAGCCACCCACTGCGTACACTGTTCTCTGACATCCTTGGCTCTTTGGTCAAGAACAGACTCTGCAG TGAATGGATTAACCATGCACCGCCTGAGTCTGTACTTAGAGTTCTGATCTGCCTACGATTATTGATCAGAGATCCCTACCATCAG AAAATCCTCCATCAGCTCCAAGGCATCAATTTACTTGCCAGG TATATGGAGTCTGTCACTGCCATGTACATATCTTGTGGTGAGCAGGCGTTTGCTGTGCAGAAGCTGGTCACAATGACCT ACATGTTTCAGAAGCTATCTGCCGATGAAAATCAAAGGGTCTGGGTCATCGAGAGCGGCGCTCACAGG ACCCTGGTGAAGCTCCTCTCCACAACAGATAGCAGTGTGCTGTTGGGAGCCCTACTGGCACTCACCACTTTGGCTGAGAG CCCAGAATGCAAGGAGGAGATTGGTGGGCTGCCGATAGTGGAGAACCTACTCGTAATACTGCAGGAATATGACCTGCTGTCAAAGAG AATGAGTGCGGAGCTGTTGAGGCTCCTGTCTCCGGTGTGGCAGGTGAGGGACCAGGTGAGGGAGCTGGAGGGTCTGCCAGTGCTGCTGAGCCTGCTGTACAGCCAGCACCTGAAGCTGCTGTGGAGCGTTGCCTGGGTCCTGGTCCAGCTCTGCGAGGATCCCGACACCAGGACGGAGATCCGGAGCTGGGGCGGAGTGCAGCAGCTTCTCCGGCTGCTTACCAG TGACAGGCAGTACGTCTCTGACCGCTTGTCCATCGAGACACTTTCCAGCGCCAATGCAGCCGGCCGCATCCAGAGAGAGCACATCAGAGAGGAGCTGAGCCCGCAGGAGGAGGCAGACAACACTATGGCCCTGCAGTCAG CCTGCTGTACAGTTCTGACTGAGCTTAGTCTGGATGACACATCTGCTCACCACATTGTGCAG GAAAATGGTGTCTATATAATCGCAAAGCTGATTTTACCACATAACTGTGGACCAAAGGTCACATCTTTACAG TGCTATGCGTTTCGGACCCTCCGGTTTATCTTCAGCGTGGAAAGAAACAGACATCTGTTTAAGAG ACTCTTTCCCACAGACGTCTTTGAGTTGTTTATTGATGTTGGACATTATGTACGAGACCTCGCGGCCTATGAGGGACTGCAAACCAAAGTTTCACTCTACACT GAAGAGGAACTGGACAGTCTGAGAGAGAGCATCGAGGCTGTGGACCAGAACCGACCTCCCCTTAAAGTCATCAACAGTTACTCCATACTGGACCATCTTGGCACCGGGGCCTTTGGAAGCGTCTTCAAG GTCCGAAAGCAGAGTGGCCAGAACCTCCTGGCTCTGAAGGAGGTGAACCTCCATAACCCGGCATTTGGCAAAGACAAGAAGTCCAGAGACAGTAACGTGGAGAAAATCATCTCAGAGCTCACGATCGTCAAAGAACAG ATGACACACCCAAACATTGTTAAATATTACAAGACATTTTTGGAAG GCGACAAGCTGTACATTGTGATGGAGCTGATTGAGGGAGTGCCGCTGGCTGAACATTTTAACTCTCTgaaggagaagcagcagcagttcaCAGAAGACAGAATTTGGAATATATTCATACAG ATGTGTCTGGCATTGAGGTACCTGCACAAGGAAAAGAGAATAGTCCACCGCGATCTCACACCAAACAACATCATGCTGGGGGAAAAGGACAAAGTCACCATCA CGGACTTCGGCCTAGCTAAGCAGAAACAGGAGAACAGCAAGCTAACGTCAGTGGTCGGCACCATCCTTTACTCCTG tccaGAGGTGGTGAAGAACGAGCCGTATGGAGAGAAAGCCGACGTCTGGGCTTTGGGCTGTATCCTCTACCAGATGGCCACTTTAAAGCCGCCGTTCAACAGCAGTAACATGCTGTCACTGGCCAGCAAG ATCGTCGAGGCCGTCTATGAGCCGATTGAAGAAGGAGCTTTCTCGGAGAGAGTCACAGACATGATCAGATG GTGTTTGAGTCCAGATGCAGACCAGCGGCCGGACATTGTGGCCGTCAGCTCCAGGATCTCCGACCTCATGATGAGGCTGATGGACGGCCTCTACACTTCCCAGAATGCACTGgaaagaagagcagagagagacaggaaacgaGCACAGAAGTACTTCCTGGAAAGGCACAAAAGCAGGACGTACTGCTGTCACTCAAACCTTCCTCAG GAAAAATCCTTAATGAATACTGAATCTCCAACTCCACGctcctctgcagcctgcagttcaaaCCACAGTGAGCAGAATATCAGTCAAG atgaTGCCTCAGACGGTGATGTTGAGCCATGCGATACTAAAATCGACACTACTGCCTTTACAGGAAAACACTACG GATTAAAGTCCAGTGCCTGTGTTACACCTGACCAAATTCTATCTGT TGGGGATTATGCTGCTGCAAAGATTAAACCAAGACCAG TGTCAGCAGGGATCTGTGTCTCCCAGAAGAAGGTTCGGCAGATTGATGATCCCATTCAGAGGCTCCTCGTGCAGCTACACAAAATTATTCACATCACTCAG CTTCCACCAGCTCCGCACCACAACATCAAACGGCGGGTCATTGAAAGATTTAAAAAGTCTCTGTTCCACTATGGGAGCGATCCATACAacctgaaggtggagctcagcAAG CTCCTCCAGGCTTCTCCAGAGCTGATGGAGTTGGACTCAGGCAGTTCAGACTGGTGGCCTCTGGTCCACCACTTCACTGGAGACCCCCATGCTGCTGACAGCACAG GTGATGGGAATCTCAAAGATGGAGTCACGTATCAGCAAATGCAG GGGATCAtagaggagctgctggaggagaacagCTACTATGAATCAACACACAGCAG gattgcagagaaaagaaatgacCAAGAAAACAAGTGA
- the nek10 gene encoding serine/threonine-protein kinase Nek10 isoform X1, translating into MSEVEPQVNSWKPGGTLKMSNPVKKVRQGEKLPLKSRGIQSKASHDLRRLQSLLAKSGPRQETAALSHSKARSSGSSRSQGLHPPKDINRHRSESDITSEASELEKFSITYRDQRCFSSHPLRTLFSDILGSLVKNRLCSEWINHAPPESVLRVLICLRLLIRDPYHQKILHQLQGINLLARYMESVTAMYISCGEQAFAVQKLVTMTYMFQKLSADENQRVWVIESGAHRTLVKLLSTTDSSVLLGALLALTTLAESPECKEEIGGLPIVENLLVILQEYDLLSKRMSAELLRLLSPVWQVRDQVRELEGLPVLLSLLYSQHLKLLWSVAWVLVQLCEDPDTRTEIRSWGGVQQLLRLLTSDRQYVSDRLSIETLSSANAAGRIQREHIREELSPQEEADNTMALQSACCTVLTELSLDDTSAHHIVQENGVYIIAKLILPHNCGPKVTSLQCYAFRTLRFIFSVERNRHLFKRLFPTDVFELFIDVGHYVRDLAAYEGLQTKVSLYTEEELDSLRESIEAVDQNRPPLKVINSYSILDHLGTGAFGSVFKVRKQSGQNLLALKEVNLHNPAFGKDKKSRDSNVEKIISELTIVKEQMTHPNIVKYYKTFLEGDKLYIVMELIEGVPLAEHFNSLKEKQQQFTEDRIWNIFIQMCLALRYLHKEKRIVHRDLTPNNIMLGEKDKVTITDFGLAKQKQENSKLTSVVGTILYSCPEVVKNEPYGEKADVWALGCILYQMATLKPPFNSSNMLSLASKIVEAVYEPIEEGAFSERVTDMIRWCLSPDADQRPDIVAVSSRISDLMMRLMDGLYTSQNALERRAERDRKRAQKYFLERHKSRTYCCHSNLPQEKSLMNTESPTPRSSAACSSNHSEQNISQDDASDGDVEPCDTKIDTTAFTGKHYGLKSSACVTPDQILSVGDYAAAKIKPRPVSAGICVSQKKVRQIDDPIQRLLVQLHKIIHITQLPPAPHHNIKRRVIERFKKSLFHYGSDPYNLKVELSKLLQASPELMELDSGSSDWWPLVHHFTGDPHAADSTGDGNLKDGVTYQQMQGIIEELLEENSYYESTHSRIAEKRNDQENK; encoded by the exons atgtctgaagtTGAACCACAGGTTAACTCATGGAAACCAGGGGGAACGCTGAAAATGTCCAATCCAGTTAAAAAAGTGAGACAAGGAGAAAAATTGCCCCTGAAATCCAGAGGAATCCAGAGCAA GGCATCTCATGATCTCAGGAGGCTTCAGTCCCTGCTTGCCAAAAGCGGCCCCAGACAAGAG ACGGCAGCGTTGAGTCACAGTAAAGCACGCAGCAGTGGATCCAGCAGATCACAAGGCCTGCATCCTCCAAAAGACATCAACAGACACAGAAGTGAGAGCGACATCACCAGTGAAGCCTCTGAACTGGAAAAATTCAG CATCACATACAGAGACCAAAGATGTTTCAGCAGCCACCCACTGCGTACACTGTTCTCTGACATCCTTGGCTCTTTGGTCAAGAACAGACTCTGCAG TGAATGGATTAACCATGCACCGCCTGAGTCTGTACTTAGAGTTCTGATCTGCCTACGATTATTGATCAGAGATCCCTACCATCAG AAAATCCTCCATCAGCTCCAAGGCATCAATTTACTTGCCAGG TATATGGAGTCTGTCACTGCCATGTACATATCTTGTGGTGAGCAGGCGTTTGCTGTGCAGAAGCTGGTCACAATGACCT ACATGTTTCAGAAGCTATCTGCCGATGAAAATCAAAGGGTCTGGGTCATCGAGAGCGGCGCTCACAGG ACCCTGGTGAAGCTCCTCTCCACAACAGATAGCAGTGTGCTGTTGGGAGCCCTACTGGCACTCACCACTTTGGCTGAGAG CCCAGAATGCAAGGAGGAGATTGGTGGGCTGCCGATAGTGGAGAACCTACTCGTAATACTGCAGGAATATGACCTGCTGTCAAAGAG AATGAGTGCGGAGCTGTTGAGGCTCCTGTCTCCGGTGTGGCAGGTGAGGGACCAGGTGAGGGAGCTGGAGGGTCTGCCAGTGCTGCTGAGCCTGCTGTACAGCCAGCACCTGAAGCTGCTGTGGAGCGTTGCCTGGGTCCTGGTCCAGCTCTGCGAGGATCCCGACACCAGGACGGAGATCCGGAGCTGGGGCGGAGTGCAGCAGCTTCTCCGGCTGCTTACCAG TGACAGGCAGTACGTCTCTGACCGCTTGTCCATCGAGACACTTTCCAGCGCCAATGCAGCCGGCCGCATCCAGAGAGAGCACATCAGAGAGGAGCTGAGCCCGCAGGAGGAGGCAGACAACACTATGGCCCTGCAGTCAG CCTGCTGTACAGTTCTGACTGAGCTTAGTCTGGATGACACATCTGCTCACCACATTGTGCAG GAAAATGGTGTCTATATAATCGCAAAGCTGATTTTACCACATAACTGTGGACCAAAGGTCACATCTTTACAG TGCTATGCGTTTCGGACCCTCCGGTTTATCTTCAGCGTGGAAAGAAACAGACATCTGTTTAAGAG ACTCTTTCCCACAGACGTCTTTGAGTTGTTTATTGATGTTGGACATTATGTACGAGACCTCGCGGCCTATGAGGGACTGCAAACCAAAGTTTCACTCTACACT GAAGAGGAACTGGACAGTCTGAGAGAGAGCATCGAGGCTGTGGACCAGAACCGACCTCCCCTTAAAGTCATCAACAGTTACTCCATACTGGACCATCTTGGCACCGGGGCCTTTGGAAGCGTCTTCAAG GTCCGAAAGCAGAGTGGCCAGAACCTCCTGGCTCTGAAGGAGGTGAACCTCCATAACCCGGCATTTGGCAAAGACAAGAAGTCCAGAGACAGTAACGTGGAGAAAATCATCTCAGAGCTCACGATCGTCAAAGAACAG ATGACACACCCAAACATTGTTAAATATTACAAGACATTTTTGGAAG GCGACAAGCTGTACATTGTGATGGAGCTGATTGAGGGAGTGCCGCTGGCTGAACATTTTAACTCTCTgaaggagaagcagcagcagttcaCAGAAGACAGAATTTGGAATATATTCATACAG ATGTGTCTGGCATTGAGGTACCTGCACAAGGAAAAGAGAATAGTCCACCGCGATCTCACACCAAACAACATCATGCTGGGGGAAAAGGACAAAGTCACCATCA CGGACTTCGGCCTAGCTAAGCAGAAACAGGAGAACAGCAAGCTAACGTCAGTGGTCGGCACCATCCTTTACTCCTG tccaGAGGTGGTGAAGAACGAGCCGTATGGAGAGAAAGCCGACGTCTGGGCTTTGGGCTGTATCCTCTACCAGATGGCCACTTTAAAGCCGCCGTTCAACAGCAGTAACATGCTGTCACTGGCCAGCAAG ATCGTCGAGGCCGTCTATGAGCCGATTGAAGAAGGAGCTTTCTCGGAGAGAGTCACAGACATGATCAGATG GTGTTTGAGTCCAGATGCAGACCAGCGGCCGGACATTGTGGCCGTCAGCTCCAGGATCTCCGACCTCATGATGAGGCTGATGGACGGCCTCTACACTTCCCAGAATGCACTGgaaagaagagcagagagagacaggaaacgaGCACAGAAGTACTTCCTGGAAAGGCACAAAAGCAGGACGTACTGCTGTCACTCAAACCTTCCTCAG GAAAAATCCTTAATGAATACTGAATCTCCAACTCCACGctcctctgcagcctgcagttcaaaCCACAGTGAGCAGAATATCAGTCAAG atgaTGCCTCAGACGGTGATGTTGAGCCATGCGATACTAAAATCGACACTACTGCCTTTACAGGAAAACACTACG GATTAAAGTCCAGTGCCTGTGTTACACCTGACCAAATTCTATCTGT TGGGGATTATGCTGCTGCAAAGATTAAACCAAGACCAG TGTCAGCAGGGATCTGTGTCTCCCAGAAGAAGGTTCGGCAGATTGATGATCCCATTCAGAGGCTCCTCGTGCAGCTACACAAAATTATTCACATCACTCAG CTTCCACCAGCTCCGCACCACAACATCAAACGGCGGGTCATTGAAAGATTTAAAAAGTCTCTGTTCCACTATGGGAGCGATCCATACAacctgaaggtggagctcagcAAG CTCCTCCAGGCTTCTCCAGAGCTGATGGAGTTGGACTCAGGCAGTTCAGACTGGTGGCCTCTGGTCCACCACTTCACTGGAGACCCCCATGCTGCTGACAGCACAG GTGATGGGAATCTCAAAGATGGAGTCACGTATCAGCAAATGCAG GGGATCAtagaggagctgctggaggagaacagCTACTATGAATCAACACACAGCAG gattgcagagaaaagaaatgacCAAGAAAACAAGTGA
- the nek10 gene encoding serine/threonine-protein kinase Nek10 isoform X3 — MSEVEPQVNSWKPGGTLKMSNPVKKVRQGEKLPLKSRGIQSKASHDLRRLQSLLAKSGPRQETAALSHSKARSSGSSRSQGLHPPKDINRHRSESDITSEASELEKFSITYRDQRCFSSHPLRTLFSDILGSLVKNRLCSEWINHAPPESVLRVLICLRLLIRDPYHQKILHQLQGINLLARYMESVTAMYISCGEQAFAVQKLVTMTYMFQKLSADENQRVWVIESGAHRTLVKLLSTTDSSVLLGALLALTTLAESPECKEEIGGLPIVENLLVILQEYDLLSKRMSAELLRLLSPVWQVRDQVRELEGLPVLLSLLYSQHLKLLWSVAWVLVQLCEDPDTRTEIRSWGGVQQLLRLLTSDRQYVSDRLSIETLSSANAAGRIQREHIREELSPQEEADNTMALQSACCTVLTELSLDDTSAHHIVQENGVYIIAKLILPHNCGPKVTSLQCYAFRTLRFIFSVERNRHLFKRLFPTDVFELFIDVGHYVRDLAAYEGLQTKVSLYTEEELDSLRESIEAVDQNRPPLKVINSYSILDHLGTGAFGSVFKVRKQSGQNLLALKEVNLHNPAFGKDKKSRDSNVEKIISELTIVKEQMTHPNIVKYYKTFLEGDKLYIVMELIEGVPLAEHFNSLKEKQQQFTEDRIWNIFIQMCLALRYLHKEKRIVHRDLTPNNIMLGEKDKVTITDFGLAKQKQENSKLTSVVGTILYSCPEVVKNEPYGEKADVWALGCILYQMATLKPPFNSSNMLSLASKIVEAVYEPIEEGAFSERVTDMIRWCLSPDADQRPDIVAVSSRISDLMMRLMDGLYTSQNALERRAERDRKRAQKYFLERHKSRTYCCHSNLPQEKSLMNTESPTPRSSAACSSNHNDASDGDVEPCDTKIDTTAFTGKHYGLKSSACVTPDQILSVGDYAAAKIKPRPVSAGICVSQKKVRQIDDPIQRLLVQLHKIIHITQLPPAPHHNIKRRVIERFKKSLFHYGSDPYNLKVELSKLLQASPELMELDSGSSDWWPLVHHFTGDPHAADSTGDGNLKDGVTYQQMQGIIEELLEENSYYESTHSRIAEKRNDQENK; from the exons atgtctgaagtTGAACCACAGGTTAACTCATGGAAACCAGGGGGAACGCTGAAAATGTCCAATCCAGTTAAAAAAGTGAGACAAGGAGAAAAATTGCCCCTGAAATCCAGAGGAATCCAGAGCAA GGCATCTCATGATCTCAGGAGGCTTCAGTCCCTGCTTGCCAAAAGCGGCCCCAGACAAGAG ACGGCAGCGTTGAGTCACAGTAAAGCACGCAGCAGTGGATCCAGCAGATCACAAGGCCTGCATCCTCCAAAAGACATCAACAGACACAGAAGTGAGAGCGACATCACCAGTGAAGCCTCTGAACTGGAAAAATTCAG CATCACATACAGAGACCAAAGATGTTTCAGCAGCCACCCACTGCGTACACTGTTCTCTGACATCCTTGGCTCTTTGGTCAAGAACAGACTCTGCAG TGAATGGATTAACCATGCACCGCCTGAGTCTGTACTTAGAGTTCTGATCTGCCTACGATTATTGATCAGAGATCCCTACCATCAG AAAATCCTCCATCAGCTCCAAGGCATCAATTTACTTGCCAGG TATATGGAGTCTGTCACTGCCATGTACATATCTTGTGGTGAGCAGGCGTTTGCTGTGCAGAAGCTGGTCACAATGACCT ACATGTTTCAGAAGCTATCTGCCGATGAAAATCAAAGGGTCTGGGTCATCGAGAGCGGCGCTCACAGG ACCCTGGTGAAGCTCCTCTCCACAACAGATAGCAGTGTGCTGTTGGGAGCCCTACTGGCACTCACCACTTTGGCTGAGAG CCCAGAATGCAAGGAGGAGATTGGTGGGCTGCCGATAGTGGAGAACCTACTCGTAATACTGCAGGAATATGACCTGCTGTCAAAGAG AATGAGTGCGGAGCTGTTGAGGCTCCTGTCTCCGGTGTGGCAGGTGAGGGACCAGGTGAGGGAGCTGGAGGGTCTGCCAGTGCTGCTGAGCCTGCTGTACAGCCAGCACCTGAAGCTGCTGTGGAGCGTTGCCTGGGTCCTGGTCCAGCTCTGCGAGGATCCCGACACCAGGACGGAGATCCGGAGCTGGGGCGGAGTGCAGCAGCTTCTCCGGCTGCTTACCAG TGACAGGCAGTACGTCTCTGACCGCTTGTCCATCGAGACACTTTCCAGCGCCAATGCAGCCGGCCGCATCCAGAGAGAGCACATCAGAGAGGAGCTGAGCCCGCAGGAGGAGGCAGACAACACTATGGCCCTGCAGTCAG CCTGCTGTACAGTTCTGACTGAGCTTAGTCTGGATGACACATCTGCTCACCACATTGTGCAG GAAAATGGTGTCTATATAATCGCAAAGCTGATTTTACCACATAACTGTGGACCAAAGGTCACATCTTTACAG TGCTATGCGTTTCGGACCCTCCGGTTTATCTTCAGCGTGGAAAGAAACAGACATCTGTTTAAGAG ACTCTTTCCCACAGACGTCTTTGAGTTGTTTATTGATGTTGGACATTATGTACGAGACCTCGCGGCCTATGAGGGACTGCAAACCAAAGTTTCACTCTACACT GAAGAGGAACTGGACAGTCTGAGAGAGAGCATCGAGGCTGTGGACCAGAACCGACCTCCCCTTAAAGTCATCAACAGTTACTCCATACTGGACCATCTTGGCACCGGGGCCTTTGGAAGCGTCTTCAAG GTCCGAAAGCAGAGTGGCCAGAACCTCCTGGCTCTGAAGGAGGTGAACCTCCATAACCCGGCATTTGGCAAAGACAAGAAGTCCAGAGACAGTAACGTGGAGAAAATCATCTCAGAGCTCACGATCGTCAAAGAACAG ATGACACACCCAAACATTGTTAAATATTACAAGACATTTTTGGAAG GCGACAAGCTGTACATTGTGATGGAGCTGATTGAGGGAGTGCCGCTGGCTGAACATTTTAACTCTCTgaaggagaagcagcagcagttcaCAGAAGACAGAATTTGGAATATATTCATACAG ATGTGTCTGGCATTGAGGTACCTGCACAAGGAAAAGAGAATAGTCCACCGCGATCTCACACCAAACAACATCATGCTGGGGGAAAAGGACAAAGTCACCATCA CGGACTTCGGCCTAGCTAAGCAGAAACAGGAGAACAGCAAGCTAACGTCAGTGGTCGGCACCATCCTTTACTCCTG tccaGAGGTGGTGAAGAACGAGCCGTATGGAGAGAAAGCCGACGTCTGGGCTTTGGGCTGTATCCTCTACCAGATGGCCACTTTAAAGCCGCCGTTCAACAGCAGTAACATGCTGTCACTGGCCAGCAAG ATCGTCGAGGCCGTCTATGAGCCGATTGAAGAAGGAGCTTTCTCGGAGAGAGTCACAGACATGATCAGATG GTGTTTGAGTCCAGATGCAGACCAGCGGCCGGACATTGTGGCCGTCAGCTCCAGGATCTCCGACCTCATGATGAGGCTGATGGACGGCCTCTACACTTCCCAGAATGCACTGgaaagaagagcagagagagacaggaaacgaGCACAGAAGTACTTCCTGGAAAGGCACAAAAGCAGGACGTACTGCTGTCACTCAAACCTTCCTCAG GAAAAATCCTTAATGAATACTGAATCTCCAACTCCACGctcctctgcagcctgcagttcaaaCCACA atgaTGCCTCAGACGGTGATGTTGAGCCATGCGATACTAAAATCGACACTACTGCCTTTACAGGAAAACACTACG GATTAAAGTCCAGTGCCTGTGTTACACCTGACCAAATTCTATCTGT TGGGGATTATGCTGCTGCAAAGATTAAACCAAGACCAG TGTCAGCAGGGATCTGTGTCTCCCAGAAGAAGGTTCGGCAGATTGATGATCCCATTCAGAGGCTCCTCGTGCAGCTACACAAAATTATTCACATCACTCAG CTTCCACCAGCTCCGCACCACAACATCAAACGGCGGGTCATTGAAAGATTTAAAAAGTCTCTGTTCCACTATGGGAGCGATCCATACAacctgaaggtggagctcagcAAG CTCCTCCAGGCTTCTCCAGAGCTGATGGAGTTGGACTCAGGCAGTTCAGACTGGTGGCCTCTGGTCCACCACTTCACTGGAGACCCCCATGCTGCTGACAGCACAG GTGATGGGAATCTCAAAGATGGAGTCACGTATCAGCAAATGCAG GGGATCAtagaggagctgctggaggagaacagCTACTATGAATCAACACACAGCAG gattgcagagaaaagaaatgacCAAGAAAACAAGTGA